The Symphalangus syndactylus isolate Jambi chromosome 11, NHGRI_mSymSyn1-v2.1_pri, whole genome shotgun sequence genome contains a region encoding:
- the LOC129457815 gene encoding uncharacterized protein produces the protein MHSASGGPLYAADGEEATGGGKGSLPSPLCPNKRANALPSSGQLKGETNTIKIDQKKRKKKKPFYVQILNRTPHTVRGRESRAEAAGGEREIGRGKENAKRDEGSGRPATASARAPQAHWMPGPPAQPPSDPGPCVVGTRNETRPNPASPAGR, from the exons ATGCACTCCGCGAGCGGTGGCCCATTGTACGCAGCTGATGGTGAGGAGGCGACTGGGGGTGGCAAGGGCTCCTTGCCCTCGCCCCTATGCCCAAATAAACGCGCAAACGCGCTCCCATCTTCTGGTCAGTTAAAAGGTGAAACGAACACGATTAAAATagaccaaaagaaaagaaagaaaaagaaacctttcTATGTACAGATTCTAAATCGTACTCCCCATACAGTCAGAGGCAGGGAGTCGAGGGCAGAGGCAGCAGGCGGAGAGAGGGAGATAGGGCGAGGGAAGGAGAACGCGAAGAGAGACGAAGGGAGTGGGAGACCAGCGACAGCGAGCGCCAGGGCACCGCAGGCACACTGGATGCCCGGTCCGCCGGCCCAGCCGCCCTCGGACCCTGGACCGTGCGTCGTGGGCACCAGAAACGAGACTCGGCCAAATCCTGCCTCACCAG CAGGTAGATGA